Genomic segment of Candidatus Zixiibacteriota bacterium:
TTAACATCGACCACGACCCAGGAGGCGCTCAAAAGGCTCTATGGGCTGGGTTTTTTCAAAGATGTTGAGTTTGACGCCGAAGAGGTAACCGGAGGCATCATACTTAACATTAAAGTACGGGAGCTTCCGCAACTGGCCGGCCTGGAATTCAATGGAAACAAGGCCATCAAGTCAAAAAACCTGGAAGAAAAACTCAATCTCAAAGTCGGAGGATATCTTTCGTCCGGCGTCATTTTCGAGAAGAAGAATGCGATTTCCAATCTTTATGCCGAAAAAGGGTATTATCTCGTCAGAGTTGAAGATGAGTTGAAGTATTCAGGCGATTCCTCACAGGTTTATCTCAGCTATAAGATAGAGGAGAGCTTCAAGGTTAAAGTTGCCGGCGTGGTGCTGACAGGAAATGTGAGGGTCTCCTCGAAAGAGATTATCGGCAAGATGAAAAATCGTAAGAAGGGCTTTTTGCGCTCTTCCACTTTTGACAAGGATAAATACCCGGAGGATAAGGACAAAATCGCTGAATACCTGCACAAGCAGGGATATCTGGATGCTTATCTGAAAAGCGACTCCCTGGCCATTGATTCCGCCGCCAACATGGTAACCATTTATCTTGACATATATGAAGGGCCGCGCTACTATTTTGGCAAGACTGATTGGAAAGGAAATGAGATTTTCGACAAAAAAGCTCTTTCGAGTGTACTTAAATATCGCGAAGGCCAGGTTTTTGACCTGGATAAATTCGATAAGTCGACATACGAGATTTATTTCCTATATCAGGAAAAGGGTTATCTGCATGTCCGGGCTGTTGACGATCGCAAAACCCGCGACTCGCTCATTGACGTGACTTTCGATATTGTCGAAGGGCTTCCCTCCAAAGTCAATCTGGTCAAAATAACCGGCAACACCAAGACCAAAGAGAAGGTCATCCGGCGCGAGATTTCGATGTCGCCGGGGCAGGTTTTCCACCGCTCCCTTCTGATCCGCTCGGTCCGCGATATTATGCAATTGAATTATTTTGCCAATGTGACGCCCGATATATCGGATCTCCCCTCGGGAGATGTTGACCTCCTGATCAAGGTTGACGAGAAACCGACCGGGCAGATTTCGGCCGGAGGCGGTTATTCCGGCCAGGACAAATTTGTCGGCACCATCAGCCTGGGCATTCCTAATTTCCGGGGAATGGGTCAAAGTTTATCATTTAATATTGATATTGGAAGCCGTCTCAACTCTTATACCATATCTTTTACGGAACCGTGGATGTTTTCCACGCCGACGCCGGTTGGCGTCGATCTGTACTATACGAATCGCCGATGGTATGATGACTATACCGAAGGTCGGCGCGGAGGGTCATTGCGTATCGGGCGAAGGCTTAAATGGCCCGATAACTATTTCCGTGTCTATGCCCGGTATCGTTTGGAAGGTGACCGTTTCAGCGATTTCAGCGATCTCTACGGTCAGGCGTACAGCGTGATCGATTCGATCAAATACTATATAAGGACTGATAATAGCCGGAAATACGAATATCATTACGGTAAACTTCTTGCAGGCTCACTAAGGGATTATGGTGAGAAATGGTTCAGCGCGTCCGGGCTGGAGTTGTCGATTGTGAGAGACAGCCGCAATCTTCCCGAGTTTGCCACTTCAGGTTCAATATTATCCTATACATTTGAGAACACCGGCGACTGGCTCGGAGGATATTGGCAATATCAGAGGCATAAAATAGAAGTATCCAAATTTATTCCTATCTTCTGGAAAGTGGCACTGGCCAGTAAATTGACATACGGTTTTATCACTTCTCCCGCGGGAGACGACAGGATTTTGGAATCAGATCGTTTTTCACCGGGCGGAACCCAGTATGAAGGAGTGGTCCGCGGTTATGATGATGCCTCGTTGACTCCGGACAGCGTAACGAGCAAGATACTCAACTATAGTCAGTACGCTGATTCCAATCTCACTATACCTTTGAACAATTCATATTTTGACACTGCTTACAGCTACAGCAAAGTACGGGGCAAGTACATGCTGGTCGGGAACTTTGAGCTCCAGATACCGGTAGTCGAAAATCAGCTATATACTCTTCTTTTCTTTGATCTGGG
This window contains:
- the bamA gene encoding outer membrane protein assembly factor BamA; this encodes MFLISRGAALPFLFLGLLLGMMALPVAFAQSLNVVDVKVEGNKAASPSIILSVAGIKKGEQLTSTTTQEALKRLYGLGFFKDVEFDAEEVTGGIILNIKVRELPQLAGLEFNGNKAIKSKNLEEKLNLKVGGYLSSGVIFEKKNAISNLYAEKGYYLVRVEDELKYSGDSSQVYLSYKIEESFKVKVAGVVLTGNVRVSSKEIIGKMKNRKKGFLRSSTFDKDKYPEDKDKIAEYLHKQGYLDAYLKSDSLAIDSAANMVTIYLDIYEGPRYYFGKTDWKGNEIFDKKALSSVLKYREGQVFDLDKFDKSTYEIYFLYQEKGYLHVRAVDDRKTRDSLIDVTFDIVEGLPSKVNLVKITGNTKTKEKVIRREISMSPGQVFHRSLLIRSVRDIMQLNYFANVTPDISDLPSGDVDLLIKVDEKPTGQISAGGGYSGQDKFVGTISLGIPNFRGMGQSLSFNIDIGSRLNSYTISFTEPWMFSTPTPVGVDLYYTNRRWYDDYTEGRRGGSLRIGRRLKWPDNYFRVYARYRLEGDRFSDFSDLYGQAYSVIDSIKYYIRTDNSRKYEYHYGKLLAGSLRDYGEKWFSASGLELSIVRDSRNLPEFATSGSILSYTFENTGDWLGGYWQYQRHKIEVSKFIPIFWKVALASKLTYGFITSPAGDDRILESDRFSPGGTQYEGVVRGYDDASLTPDSVTSKILNYSQYADSNLTIPLNNSYFDTAYSYSKVRGKYMLVGNFELQIPVVENQLYTLLFFDLGNSWMRRNDIKFKDLYKGVGIGFRLVVPGIGTLGFDFGYPLDEKRGQKKSWHPHFQAGTIFR